GTGTCttaaataaacacacatgtaccCCTTGATTCGTAGAAGTTCCCAACCCCAAAATGGCCCTAATTTCATCTGCCTTGCAAGGTCCTTAGAAGAAGATACTTAAAGATGCTTTGTAGGATCTCACACACTGGCCATCCACACACATGAATATCATCCCTCCTGGGATACCCACAGTAAACCCCAACCCCCACCGTGATACCATAGAGAACTTCTGGAAACTTATGCAAGGTCTTTTGAAACACAATCTTTCACTGCACCGATTTAAGTCTGAGGACCCAAGAGAAGTTCCTGGGAGGTCCTTTCAACTCCTCTCCCAGTAGCTAGACATGGAGATCACACAAGTTTGCATCAACCAAAAAGCTTTATTAGCCTACCACCATGAGAGGGTAGGGGAGACAGATGGGGACTGCGCAAAGAAAACAGGGTCCTGCCCCAAGCCCTCAGCTTGAGAGGCAGGTGTGGGTGAGGAGGCTCTAGGCAAAACATTAGTCCCTGGAACTCTGACTTTGACTCTGGCTGAAGCTGGTTGAACCTTGCTCCTTGAGGATGGACCGGGGCTGGCGGGAGGATGAGGAGAAGactgcaaaagagaaagaaaaaggtaagGTGGATTCTGGGAGCTAAGCAAGCTGCCAAGCAGGGAAAGGGAGTCCCAGGACTCTGGAAGGAGGGCCTTAGCATTGACTCTGCAGAATCAAGCTGTTGGTCTCAGGAGCCTTACCTTCTCGAGAAGAATAGGACTGTCCAGAGGAGTGCTGTGAGGAGGAGCTGCTGGGATGAGGGAAGAAAAACAGCAGCATTAGATGTGCagggagcagcagaggcagaggtactGTGAGCAAGGACTCAGGGCCAACTCACTGGACATTCTCGCCATCCAGCAGACGGCGGTAGGTGGCGATCTCCTGCTCCAGCCTTGTCTTCACATCCAACAAGATGTTGTACTCCTGGCTCTGCTGCTCCATCTCGCAGCGCAGCTGAGCNAGCTGCTCCTCCACACTGCTGATCAAGCCCTGGATCTGGGACAGCTGCATACAGTATCTGCCTTTGGTCTCTTCTAGGCTGTTCTCCAAGGATGCTTTCtgtgagggaagaaaaggggaatgAAGATCAATGGTGATGctcacctctgtctctgctggaACATGGGCACGTTACTTAGATAGGTACATGGATCTTGACCCCAGCTGGAGCAGTATTTAGAAGAGACATATTGGAAAAATGTTTCCCCAACATTCTGCCTTTAATTTCTCAATCTCTATAATGGATACCATGGTGCTTCCAGTCTCATTCCCTGGTGGCTCCTGAGGGATGGGGACTACTGGACTGCACTAGGGCCCCATTCTTCATACCATGCTGAGCTGGGACTGCAGTTCGATCTCCAGGCCCTGGAACACCCTGCGGAGCTCAGCCACCTCACTTCGGTTGCTCTGGATTAGATCACTGTTAGAGGCCACCTCTTTGTTCAGCTCCTCAGTctgagacagaagagaaggaaaggtgtGAGACTCTCCAAAGCCTACCTGGCCAAGAGTCATGGAGTAGGGAGGAAGTGGGTCCCCACCTTTTTCAGGAACCAGGCCTCCACATCTCTGCGGTTCTTCTCTGCCATCTGCTCATACTGGTCCCTCATCTCATTCAGAATGCGGCTGAGGTCCACACCAGGGACTGCGTCCATCTCCACATTGACGTCCCCACCAGTCTGACCCCTCAAGGCACGCATCTCCTAGGAAAGATCACAAGAGCATGGTCACCTTTCCTGGGAAACTCACCACACCAGCCCTCCATCCCCAAACCCAGCAGGAGCCACACCTCCTCGTGGTTCTTCTTCAGGAAGGCCAGCTCTTCTCTGAGGCTTTCAATCTGCATCTCCAGATCAGCTCTGGACAGGGTCAGCTCATCTAGCACCTTGCGCAGGCCATTGATGTCGTTCTCCACAGACTGCCGCAAGAACAGCTCATTCTCAtacctgggaggagagaagtcAAAGCTGAAGATGGACCTACTCtgtccctgccctctgccctctgccctctgccctctgccctctgccctctgcccagcATTTTGGCTGCTCACTTGGTCCTGAAGTCATCAGCTGCCAGCCTGGCATTGTCAATCTGCAAAGTGAACTGTGCATTCTCCTGGGTGGCAGTAATGAtctagagagaaaatgaaaagatgtgAAGTCAGATCACCCAGAGACCCTACGACTCAAGGTAGAAGGACAGATGGGAGAAAAAGGAGCCACCCAAGCCCAGCAGGCCAGCTCCTAGAGCTTCTGACAGCTGATTACATACTTCTCTACACAGCTCAAGTTATATGCACGTGCACTCATGTCTACCATCACCCCTATCCTGGGCACAGAGTTAAAGAGCTGAGCTTGCAGCATAAAGTGTCCCTCAGGAATATTAAGAGTCAGGGTCCCAGGTCCACCTGAGGCATGGATGTTCTTAAAGGACCCTCAGCCACTGCTCTGGATAACTATGACCACTAACCTCCAAAGGTCTTTAGTCTTCTTGCCTATGTATTAGACTCTCTAAAACTGTCTTTGCTAAAGGCCACTGTAGTTCTAACCTCTCATCCACCAGAGCCACCCACCTTGCTCTTCAGGTCCTCAATGGTCTTGAAGTAGGGGCTGTAGTCTTTGATCTCAGTGGGCCGCTGCCTCTGGTACCAGTCCCGGATCTTCACCTCCAGGTCTCTGTTGGCCTCTTCCAGGGCACGCACCTTGTCCAGGTAGGTGGCCAGGCGGTCATTGAGGTTCTGCATGGTCACTTTCTCACTGCCCACCAGGAGCCCATCACCAATACCACTGCCaataccaccaccaaaaccaccaccaaaaccaccGCCAAGACCACCGCCAAATCCACTACCAAGTCCTCCACCAAAACTGCTGCTGCTGAAGCTCCCACCATAGCCACTTCCAATCCCACAGGCTCCGCCAGAGGAGAAGCGAGAGGAGGTAACCGACATGCCCCCGTAAGTGCTGGGAGCCCGGCAGGATCCTCCAGCCAGGACGGAGGACATGCGGCTAGAGCCACCACCGATGCCACAGGAGCCCttcatggagctggaggaggtgAACTGGCGGCTGCAGGTGGCCATGCTGAGGAACTGGAGAGTGTGGGCAAGTgagcagggagaagagagaactgCTCTGTGGAGGCTGCAGATGCTGAGGGTGCTTCAGACACCGGGTTCTTTTATATGCACCAGGGGAAGGCGGTACCTCCAACTGCTGACTCCAGTTCCCCTGTGGATTTCCTCAGTCAGTCCTGTCTAACACCCTATTCTGGGTTGTTCAGCCCAGGGTGGactctctctcttccattgctGGCTCAGAGTTCCTGCCCAGATCTGTGGGTGTGGGGCcaagagaaaaacacacaaattCAAGTCACTACTGACTCACGTTGTGTAGTCAGAAATGGGCTTCTGTTCCAGGAGCCTGAGGGGAAAGCAACAAGGAGCCCTAGGTGCAGGCCACCTCTGGCAGGCGCGTCCTCAGGCTGTGAGTCAACCAGTCCCTGCCCCACAGTGAGAACCTTTGGTGGCTAGAGTCTCACTGATGTCATCCCAAACTGTCGTTGGATACTGTCGTATGAGTCCTACAAGGCCCATGGTAGACCTAGGTTGCTAAACAGGGATCCTGAAGTGTTTCACCTCCCCTCTCTGTGCCTGCTCTCCCTCCAGAGGGACAAGTCTGGGCTGGGTAGCTGCAGTCCTTTCTAGTTCTAAAAAATCAGAGGTTTCCATTCCCATAGGATCTAGTTTGCATTTGGAAGCTGCCTTTGAGNNNNNNNNNNNGAGCATGGTCACCTTTCCTGGGAAACTCACCACACCAGCCCTCCATCCCCAAACCCAGCAGGAGCCACACCTCCTCGTGGTTCTTCTTCAGGAAGGCCAGCTCTTCTCTGAGGCTTTCAATCTGCATCTCCAGATCAGCTCTGGACAGGGTCAGCTCATCTAGCACCTTGCGCAGGCCATTGATGTCGTTCTCCACAGACTGCCGCAAGAACAGCTCATTCTCAtacctgggaggagagaagtcAAAGCTGAAGATGGACCTACTCtgtccctgccctctgccctctgccctctgccctctgccctctgccctctgcccagcATTTTGGCTGCTCACTTGGTCCTGAAGTCATCAGCTGCCAGCCTGGCATTGTCAATCTGCAAAGTGAACTGTGCATTCTCCTGGGTGGCAGTAATGAtctagagagaaaatgaaaagatgtgAAGTCAGATCACCCAGAGACCCTACGACTCAAGGTAGAAGGACAGATGGGAGAAAAAGGAGCCACCCAAGCCCAGCAGGCCAGCTCCTAGAGCTTCTGACAGCTGATTACATACTTCTCTACACAGCTCAAGTTATATGCACGTGCACTCATGTCTACCATCACCCCTATCCTGGGCACAGAGTTAAAGAGCTGAGCTTGCAGCATAAAGTGTCCCTCAGGAATATTAAGAGTCAGGGTCCCAGGTCCACCTGAGGCATGGATGTTCTTAAAGGACCCTCAGCCACTGCTCTGGATAACTATGACCACTAACCTCCAAAGGTCTTTAGTCTTCTTGCCTATGTATTAGACTCTCTAAAACTGTCTTTGCTAAAGGCCACTGTAGTTCTAACCTCTCATCCACCAGAGCCACCCACCTTGCTCTTCAGGTCCTCAATGGTCTTGAAGTAGGGGCTGTAGTCTTTGATCTCAGTGGGCCGCTGCCTCTGGTACCAGTCCCGGATCTTCACCTCCAGGTCTCTGTTGGCCTCTTCCAGGGCACGCACCTTGTCCAGGTAGGTGGCCAGGCGGTCATTGAGGTTCTGCATGGTCACTTTCTCACTGCCCACCAGGAGCCCATCACCAATACCACTGCCaataccaccaccaaaaccaccaccaaaaccaccGCCAAGACCACCGCCAAATCCACTACCAAGTCCTCCACCAAAACTGCTGCTGCTGAAGCTCCCACCATAGCCACTTCCAATCCCACAGGCTCCGCCAGAGGAGAAGCGAGAGGAGGTAACCGACATGCCCCCGTAAGTGCTGGGAGCCCGGCAGGATCCTCCAGCCAGGACGGAGGACATGCGGCTAGAGCCACCACCGATGCCACAGGAGCCCttca
Above is a genomic segment from Mus caroli chromosome 11, CAROLI_EIJ_v1.1, whole genome shotgun sequence containing:
- the Krt16 gene encoding keratin, type I cytoskeletal 16 isoform X1, translated to MATCSRQFTSSSSMKGSCGIGGGSSRMSSVLAGGSCRAPSTYGGMSVTSSRFSSGGACGIGSGYGGSFSSSSFGGGLGSGFGGGLGGGFGGGFGGGIGSGIGDGLLVGSEKVTMQNLNDRLATYLDKVRALEEANRDLEVKIRDWYQRQRPTEIKDYSPYFKTIEDLKSKIITATQENAQFTLQIDNARLAADDFRTKYENELFLRQSVENDINGLRKVLDELTLSRADLEMQIESLREELAFLKKNHEEEMRALRGQTGGDVNVEMDAVPGVDLSRILNEMRDQYEQMAEKNRRDVEAWFLKKTEELNKEVASNSDLIQSNRSEVAELRRVFQGLEIELQSQLSMKASLENSLEETKGRYCMQLSQIQGLISSVEEQLAQLRCEMEQQSQEYNILLDVKTRLEQEIATYRRLLDGENVHSSSSQHSSGQSYSSREVFSSSSRQPRSILKEQGSTSFSQSQSQSSRD
- the Krt16 gene encoding keratin, type I cytoskeletal 16 isoform X2; this translates as MATCSRQFTSSSSMKGSCGIGGGSSRMSSVLAGGSCRAPSTYGGMSVTSSRFSSGGACGIGSGYGGSFSSSSFGGGLGSGFGGGLGGGFGGGFGGGIGSGIGDGLLVGSEKVTMQNLNDRLATYLDKVRALEEANRDLEVKIRDWYQRQRPTEIKDYSPYFKTIEDLKSKIITATQENAQFTLQIDNARLAADDFRTKYENELFLRQSVENDINGLRKVLDELTLSRADLEMQIESLREELAFLKKNHEEEMRALRGQTGGDVNVEMDAVPGVDLSRILNEMRDQYEQMAEKNRRDVEAWFLKKTEELNKEVASNSDLIQSNRSEVAELRRVFQGLEIELQSQLSMKASLENSLEETKGRYCMQLSQIQGLISSVEEQLAQLRCEMEQQSQEYNILLDVKTRLEQEIATYRRLLDGENVHSSSQHSSGQSYSSREVFSSSSRQPRSILKEQGSTSFSQSQSQSSRD